One Amaranthus tricolor cultivar Red isolate AtriRed21 chromosome 10, ASM2621246v1, whole genome shotgun sequence genomic window carries:
- the LOC130825532 gene encoding polypyrimidine tract-binding protein homolog 2-like, with product MASVSSQPQFRYTQTPSKVLHLRNLPWECTEEELIELGKPFGKVVNTKCNVGANKNQAFIEFADLNQAISMISYYASSSEPAQIRGKTVYLQYSNRQEVVNNKTTADTAGNVLLVTIEGDEARQVSIDCLHLVFSAFGFVHKITTFEKTAGFQALIQFSDTDTASSAKNALDGRSIPRYLLPEHIGPCTLRINYSAHVDLSVKFQSHRSRDYTNPFLPVAPSAIDASGQLGVGVDGKKLEPESNVLLASIENMQYAVTLDVLHTVFSAFGVVQKIAMFDKNGGLQALIQYPDVQTAVVAKESLEGHCIYDGGFCKLHLSYSRHTDLSIKVNNDRSRDYTVPLHAVIQPAVPGPPAQMPGAANGPPYIGAQYPGPPSSGGWAATPQPPPPQHLHMQTPMQNYPYMTPGVAPPGPPGTMPPGSMPQEMRPGPGSMYMQNPNGLPQPPAMPPYRQ from the exons ATGGCTTCTGTGTCGAGTCAGCCACAGTTTCGTTACACCCAAACCCCTTCAAAGGTGCTTCACTTGAGAAATTTGCCTTGGGAATGCACAGAGGAAGAGCTGATTGAATTGGGGAAGCCTTTTGGTAAAGTTGTCAACACAAAGTGCAATGTTGGGGCCAACAAGAATCAAGCTTTCATCGAATTT GCGGACCTTAATCAAGCCATTTCCATGATATCATACTATGCTTCATCATCAGAACCTGCACAAATACGTGGAAAAACAGTTTACCTGCAGTACTCCAACAGGCAAGAAGTTGTGAATAATAAGACCACTGCTGACACTGCAGGAAATGTGTTATTAGTGACAATTGAGGGAGATGAAGCTCGCCAAGTCAGTATAGACTGCTTACACTTG GTTTTTTCAGCATTTGGTTTTGTGCATAAGATTACAACTTTTGAGAAAACGGCTGGATTTCAG GCATTGATTCAATTTTCTGATACAGATACAGCATCTTCTGCAAAGAATGCTCTTGATGGAAGAAGCATTCCAAG ATACCTGCTTCCAGAGCATATAGGGCCGTGTACTCTCAGGATAAATTATTCTGCACATGTTGATCTAAGTGTGAAATTCCAAAGTCACCGCAGCAG GGACTACACTAATCCATTCCTTCCTGTTGCGCCATCTGCTATAGATGCATCTGGTCAG CTAGGTGTGGGTGTGGATGGTAAAAAATTGGAACCTGAGAGTAATGTACTGCTGGCATCGATTGAAAATATGCAGTACGCTGTCACTTTGGATGTTTTACACACG GTCTTTTCTGCCTTTGGAGTTGTGCAGAAGATTGCTATGTTTGACAAAAATGGAGGGCTGCAGGCTTTGATTCAGTACCCTG ATGTTCAGACAGCAGTTGTTGCAAAAGAATCCCTTGAAGGCCATTGCATATATGATGGAGGGTTTTGCAAACTCCACCTATCTTATTCCCGCCATACTGATTTAAGCATTAAG GTGAACAATGACAGAAGCAGAGATTACACAGTTCCTTTACATGCTGTTATCCAACCTGCAGTTCCTGGGCCACCAGCTCAAATGCCTGGAGCTGCTAATGGCCCTCCTTATATTGGCGCACAATATCCAGGACCACCATCATCTGGAGGCTGGGCAGCAACACCACAACCACCACCACCTCAACATCTGCACATGCAGACGCCAATGCAAAACTACCCATACATGACGCCTGGTGTGGCACCTCCTGGTCCTCCTGGCACCATGCCACCAGGTTCTATGCCGCAAGAAATGCGTCCTGGGCCTGGATCAATGTATATGCAGAATCCAAATGGGTTGCCTCAGCCACCTGCGATGCCTCCATACCGCCAATGA
- the LOC130825533 gene encoding uncharacterized protein LOC130825533, which yields MVKLASARENRMYGPRLVRNRSEYMNAGLYLFATVVLFMGYLAQFSWEPKSGLVLLLIAYFLITLVNVHDLIAHLAGIDYRFVLVEYDIQLGLVEFAVPLLQALGSIFSFLPILFLFILEEKGIGYKLEKHALNMLIAGPVLWLIGSIHNSCQIYERADGHVQILQECVNIPFLLASLLFVVATIINRREQSTSIFHGIMLLGRIWVWLGIFGSLLLFLGGLMNVVKVFKMQQMNGLRLEKLRGGAQERLIRAREGQRPLIEHNPPGRRLQVPEPNTSTQATPYKDVLVGNT from the exons ATGGTGAAATTGGCAAGTGCAAGAGAGAACAGAATGTACGGGCCAAGATTAGTAAGGAATCGATCAGAATACATGAATGCTGGGCTTTACTTGTTTGCTACTGTTGTCTTATTCATGGGTTATCTGGCCCAATTTTCATGGGAACCAAAATCTGGTCTTGTTCTTCTATTAATTGCTTACTTTCTGATCACACTTGTTAATGTCCATGATCTGATTGCTCACCTTGCTGGAATTGATTATAGGTTTGTTTTAGTTGAGTATGATATTCAGTTAGGCCTTGTTGAGTTTGCTGTCCCTCTTCTTCAAGCTTTGGGTTCCATTTTCTCATTCCTGCccattcttttcctttttattctg GAAGAGAAAGGAATTGGTTACAAACTAGAGAAACATGCGTTGAATATGCTGATAGCTGGACCAGTATTATGGCTTATTGGTTCAATACACAATTCTTGTCAAATCTATGAAAGAGCTGATGGACACGTTCAAATATTACAAGAGTGTGTCAATATTCCATTTCTACTCGCAAGTTTATTATTTGTAGTTGCTACCATCATCAATCGTCGTGAGCAATCAACATCGATTTTCCATGGTATCATGTTACTT GGAAGAATATGGGTATGGTTGGGTATATTTGGAAGCTTATTATTGTTCCTAGGAGGATTGATGAATGTAGTAAAGGTGTTCAAGATGCAACAAATGAATGGACTACGTTTAGAGAAGTTGCGAGGAGGGGCTCAAGAGAGGCTGATTCGAGCGAGAGAAGGCCAGAGACCTCTAATCGAGCATAACCCACCTGGGCGTAGATTACAAGTTCCTGAGCCAAATACATCTACTCAAGCCACCCCTTATAAAGATGTTCTTGTTGGTAACACATGA